The nucleotide sequence GCGCAGAAGCACCAGCAGGCCCATCAGAGATCCTGCTGAGGCGGTGACGCGTGAAATCCGATCGGGTCGGTCGGGATCACGAGCACCGGACGGTGCTGGTGGTGCACCAGCTGCGCGGCGACGGATCCCGAGAAGAACTCGGCGATGCGACGCGCTCCACTTCGGCTACCGATGACCAGCATCGACGCATCCCGCTGCTCCGCAGCCCTGATGAGCGCCCGGGCTGGGTCGCCGACTCCGGCCAGGAGCTCCACGGTTACTCCCGCTCGCGCGGCCACGGCCCGCACTTCCTCTTCCTCTGAGGCGGACAGCGTCCTCGGGGCGGAGTCGTCGGTGTCGGAGTCCAACGGCTCGAGCATCTCGGACCCGTCGTCCCGAGTCCCGGTATCCACGAACGCAGGATCGACGCTCACGCACACTAGAGACGAACCAAGGCGTGCGGCGTACGACGCGGCGACCTCAACGACCCCAGATACGTATCCCGGTTGCAGACCGACCACGATGGGGCCGGTACCGACAGGCTCGGACATCGCTCTCCCTATCTCGGGCGCGCCTAGCGCGACCAGCTGAGATAGGGACTGTTGTCGACGAGCGTCGAAGTTGGATCCGGCAAGCCCCTCTGCCGGGTCGTGAGACCCCTCAAGTATGCACCTCTCACCCTGCGCATGCGCTCTTCACGATCCATCTCGAAAAGCAATAGCTTTTCGAGACACCATGATCTGCGCCTCCGAGCCGCGTCGACTGAGCCTGTTCACTGGGGGCCGGACGTCTCGTCAAGTCGTCTCACCGCAAAGTGTCTCGAAGAGCCCCACCGTGGGTATTTCTGAGGCAGACTGCTCGGGTGAGGCTTCTGGGATACACGCGGGTGAGCACGACGAGTCAGGATGCGCAGCTCCAGCTCGACGCGCTGGTGAAGGACGGCGTGCAGAAGCGGGACGTGTTCGCCGACGTCACCTCCGGCAGCCGGGCCGCGATCGATCGGCCGGGGATGAAGAAGCTGCTCGAGTACGCCGAGGACGGCGACACCATCGTCGTCTGGCGCATCGGACCGTCTAGGCCGCTCGATGCTCGACGTCCTCAGCACCGTGAAGATGCTGCGCGAACGGGGCGTGCAGATCCGCTCCATCTCCGACGGCATCGATCCGGCGACGACCTCGGGCCGGCTGATGCTGGGCATGCTCGCGAGCCTGGCCGAGTACGAGCGCGAGCTCATCGTCGAGCGCGTCAACGCCGGCATCGCCGTCGCGCGCGACAACGGGACCCGCTTCGGCCGCCCCTTGTCGGATCCGGCCGTCATCGCCGACAAGCTCCAGATCGCGACCGATGCGCGAGCCCGTGGCCGGACCGCGGAGGACGCGGCCCGTCTCGTCGGGTGGAGCCGCGCGACGTTGTACCGGCACCAGTCGAACGCTGCGCGCGAGAGCGCCGCGATGTAGGTGCCGGGGTGGACGGGCTCGAGCGGTGGCGCGTTCTTCGACTGCATGTCGAAGACCAGATCCCGCTCGCAGCTCTCGCCCGGACCACCGGGATCAGCGCGCGGACCCTGCAGCGCTGGCACCACCTCTACTGCGCCGGCGGCATCACTGCCCTCGACTCCAGGTCCCGGATCGACGCGGGCCGGCGGCGGACAGCGGCCGCGACGGTCACGTTCATCGAACGGCTCGCGCTGACCAAGCCCCGTCCGAGCATCGCGACCCTGCACCGCCTCGCCGCCACGGACGCGCAGCAGCGCGGGGACCCGGTCCCGAGCTACTCCACGGTGCGGGAGATCGTGCAGGCGCTCGACCCCGCGCTGGTGACGCTGGCCCTGGAGGGGCCGGCGTCGTATCGGGATCGGCACGAGCTCGTGTATCGGCGCCGGGCGGAGCGCCCCAACCAGACGTGGCAGGCCGACCACACCGAGCTCGACGTCCTCATCGTCGGCGCCGGCGGGAAGCCCGACCGCCCCTGGCTGACCGTGATCATGGACGACTACTCCCGTGCCATCTGCGGATACACCGTCTTCACCGGCGCCCCATCGGCGATGAACACCGCACTCGCACTCCGGCAAGCGATCTGGAGGAAGCCGGATCCCGGCTGGGCGATGTGCGGGATCCCCGACATCCTCCACGTCGACCACGGCACCGACTTCACCAGCCGACACCTCGAGCACACGGCCGCGGAGCTGCGGATCCGGATCATCCACTCGCTGTCGGCCGCCCCCAGGGCCGCGGGAAGATCGAGCGGTTCTTCGGCACCATCACCACCGAACTGCTCCCGCTCCTTCCCGGACACCTCAGCCCCGGGAACCGACGCCCGGACCCGGTGCTCGACCTAGCCGGCCTCGACACGGCCGTCGGGTCGTTCATCGCCACCTACAACGACCGCCCGCACAAGGAGCTCGGGACCACACCGCGAACAACCTGGGCCGGTGACGGCTGGCTGCCTCGGATGCCGGAGAGCCTCGTGGAGCTCGACGGGCTCTTGCTGACTGTGCCGAAGAGCCGCACCGTGCAGCGCGACGGATCCACTTCCAGGGCCAGCGGTACCTCGCCCCGACCCTTGCTCCGTTCGTCGGCCGGACCGTGACGATCCGGTACGACCCGCGTGACATCTCCGAGATCCGCGTCTACGACCACGACACCTTCATCTGCGTCGCCGTCGACGAGGCCCACCCGAACCTGCGGATGAGCCTCCGCGACGTCGAGACCGCACGCCGCGCCCGCCGCCGGCAGCTGCGCCGGGAACCTCAACGACCGGATCCCAACTACAGCAGCCGTGCCGAGCTCCCCGCGACACCGCCGCCGCCTCGGCGGCCGCGCCTGCGCACCTATGAAGAGGACG is from Clavibacter michiganensis subsp. tessellarius and encodes:
- a CDS encoding universal stress protein; translation: MSVDPAFVDTGTRDDGSEMLEPLDSDTDDSAPRTLSASEEEEVRAVAARAGVTVELLAGVGDPARALIRAAEQRDASMLVIGSRSGARRIAEFFSGSVAAQLVHHQHRPVLVIPTDPIGFHASPPQQDL